GAAGATTCAGGTGAGTGACCAGCACCTCAATTCCACAATGACTCAAGGAAATCACGAACGTCCGCCGTGACCATCACGTGGGACACGTGTCGTATGGCCTGCCGTTGATCACGAATTCGTCGAGCCCACATTCCCCTCACAACCATCACGTCGCATCAACCTCCACCTCTCAATGCGTTGAGTCGCGACTTTCGCGAGCACGCCTGCCTATACTACGCCCACGCTCTGTCTTCGTTTCGTGCAGTTTCTGAGAAGGGGAAATCGTCATGAGTCAGTATCAGATCGCGGTCATCGTCGGCAGTCTGCGCCAGGATTCGTTCAATAAGAAGCTGGCGAATGGCATCGCCAAGCTGGTCCCGTCAGAGTTCTCACTCAAGCAGGTTCAGATTTCCGATTTGCCGCTCTACGATCAGGACGATGATGCCAACCAGGCAGATTCCGTAAAACGACTTAAATCCGAAATCTCGGCGGCGCAAGGGCTTTTGTTTGTGACGCCCGAATACAATCGTTCGATGCCTGGCGTTTTAAAGAACGCCATCGATCACGCCTCGCGCCCCTACGGCCAAAGCGTGTGGGCCGGTAAGCCTGCAGGCGTTATCGGCGCTTCGATCGGCTCGATTGGAACAGCGCTGGCACAGCAGCATCTACGAAATGTTCTCGCCTATCTGGACGTCGCAACGATGGGCCAGCCGGAAGCGTTCATCCATGTCCGTGACGGTCTGTTTGATGCACAGGGAAACATCGGACCGTCCAGCGTGCCCTTCATTCAGAACTGGGTCGACCATTATGTCGCCTGGATCAAGAAACATGTCCAATAATACAAGCCCATCGTCGGCGCCGTCGAACGGTTCAAAAATCGAAATGACCACACGTTTTGCCATCTCCGCCGACGATGTCCGCAGTGCCGCTGCAATGATCGCATCCGTAGCGGTGCGGACTCCGCTGCTGGAGTTCGCATCGCTCAACGCGCTGACCGGAAGTCGGGTTCTCGTTAAGTTTGAAGGCGCACAACACACCGGCTCGTTCAAGTTTCGCGGGGCTTACAACCGTCTCGCGCGGATTGACGCATCCGCAAAAGCGGCTGGCGTCGTGGCGTGGTCATCAGGCAACCATGCCCAGGGCGTGGCGGCGGCCGCGAGGCTGCTCGGGATGCCGGCCGCGATTGTGATGCCCTCAGATGCCCCCATCATCAAAATCGAGAACACACGCGCACTCGGGGCCGAGGTCGTGCTCTATGATCGCGAGACCGAATCGCGAGAAACCATTGCCGGTAACCTTTCCGTGCGCCGGGGCGCGATCCTCGTTCCGTCCTATGACGACCCGTTCGTCATCGCCGGTCAGGGCACGATCGGCCTCGAAATCCTCTCACAGGCAGCGGAAGCTGGTATACGTGTCGGCCAAGTGCTGATTTGCTGTGGCGGCGGCGGCATGACCGCGGGCATTGCGACGGCGATCAAAGACACCGCTCCTGCAACGCAGATCTACTGCGTCGAGCCGCAGGCCTTCGATGACACCGCCCGTTCATTGGCGAGCGGAAAACGTGAATCCGTTCCGAAGGGTGCACGTTCCATCTGTGATGCGTTGATGACGAACAGCCCCGGCGAACTAACCTTTCCGATTAATCAGGCGCTTCTCTCCGGTGCCCTCACAGTGAGCGATGATCAGGTCCGTTCTGCGATCTGTTTCGCGTTCGAGACGATGAAGCTGGTTGTCGAACCCGGCGGCGCGGTGGCGCTCGCAGCACTTTTGGAGGGTCTCGCCCCGCCCGCCGAAGGTGCAACCGTCGTCATCATCTCCGGCGCCAACGTCGATCCAGAACTCTACGCGGCAATCATCACCAAGTCCGGTCGTCGGAATCCATAAACATTTCGACAACGGTCACGGACGACAGATTGACACAGGCTTTGGTGATTAGCCCTCCCCGCCATTCGGGGGCGGACGGGAAATCAAATATACGATCTGATCGGGTCGTCGGCCTGACCGATCCTATCTTTCCTAAATCGCATGTCTGCCGTTAAACTTGCGGTCTTCCCCTGCCCACGCCTCATTTCCGGGGGTGACGGGAACCTCTTCGATAGATCCAACTTACTCGGTCAAGAATTCTGCCATGCACGTTGCCCCGCTGGATTTGAGCAAACTGAAAGTGTTTCCACTCGCGGAACGGACGAGCCTCACTCGTGCCGACGACATCGTGATCGATCCCGATTCCACACCGAAACCGAGTTCCGAGAAGATTGCGCCGCTGATCCGTGACTGTGCGCAGAAAATCCGTGCCGCTCGCGAACGCGGTGCATCGGTGATGCTGATTTACGGAGCGCATTTGCTGCGGAACGGCGCCGCGAAAATCCTGGAACGGATGATGGCGAAAGAGTGGGTCACGCATCTGGCAACCAACGGCGCGGGAACGATTCATGACTGGGAATATGCCTGGTTCGGCGCGTCCACAGAAAGCGTCGAAATGAACGTGAATAACGGCACGTTCGGAACCTGGAACGAAACCGCGTCCAATATTCATTTGGCTCTGATGGCCGGAGCGCTTGATGGGCTGGGATACGGCCGCGCCCTGGGCCGGTTGATTCACGAAGACGGCGTCACGTTGCCCACGCAGGCGGAACTGGCGAGTCTGATCTCGGCCTCACCCGGCCATCCACTCACCCCCGCTCGCGCGGATTTGCTGCGTGCGATGAACGAACAGGGGTGGCCGTCAGGACGGATCAAGATCGAGCATCGATGGAAGTTCGCCTCGATTCTGGCCCAGGCATACAAGCACGGAATTCCGCTGACCGTTCATCCGGGGATCGGATACGACATTATTTCGAACCATCCGGTCTTTAACGGCGGTGTCATCGGACGCGCCGCGGAATGGGATTTCAAGCTGTTTGGCGGGTCGCTCGAGAATCTCGACGGCGGTGTCGTGTTGTCAGTCGGCTCGGCCATCATGGGGCCGCAGGTGTTCGAGAAGAGCGCCAGTTGCGTCAATAATCTCAGGCTGCAAAGTGGTCGTTCGATCGTGAAAGACCACACGATCTACGTCGTTGACCTTCAAGACGGCGGAGGATGGGACTGGACCAAGGGAGAGCCGCCGAAAACGAACGCGGCCTATTACCTGCGGTTCTGCAAAAGCTACTCTCGCATGGGTGGCGCGATGCATTACCTGCAGTCGGACAATGCTACGTTCATCCACAATTTGTATCACCAATTGACGCAACCGGTTTGAAGGGGGCGAGTCCAACGCGGCCGAGGCCGCGTTTCCGCCTCTGTTTTCAAGAATGCGTCGCCCCCCTCGGAACCGGCATCGACGCTCATTTTCTTCAATTCAGAAATCTCTGTTATGTCATCGGATCACCGACGGGACGTTTTGAATCGTGTGCGTACGCTGGTCGTCAAAGTCGGAACGAACGTGCTTTCGACCGACGATGATCGCTTGGATGCCGATCGAATCGCGTCACTGGCCGAGCAGGTGCATGCGATCCGCCAAATGGGAATTCAGCTCGTCCTGGTTTCCAGCGGTGCCATCGGCGCCGGGATGGGATTGCTGGGACTGAAAGAACGCCCCAAAGATCTGTCTCACCTGCAGGCCGCCGCCGCAACGGGACAGGCGCATTTGATCCATCTTTATGACAAAGCGTTTCGACCGCACGGTTACCACGCGGCTCAACTGCTTTTGACCGCGAACGATTTCAAAAACCGTTCGCGATACTTGAATGTGAGAAACACGCTGTTGACACTGGGCGAGTTCCACGTGATTCCCGTCGTTAACGAGAACGACACCGTCAGCACTGCGGAGATCAAGCTGGGGGACAATGATCGACTGGCGGCAATGGTCGCTGGGCTGATTCAGGCCGACCTGCTGATTATCCTCTCCGTCGTCGATGGATTGCTCACCGGTGACCCAACCGACCCCGATAGCCGCCGCATTCCACTGGTGGAACGATTCGACGACGACTTGCTGAACCTGGTCGGCGCCTCCAAAAGCTCTCGCGGCACCGGCGGGATGAAAACGAAACTCGAAGCGGTACGGACCGCGACAGCGGTCGGCGTGAATGTGATGATCGCAAATGGCAAACGGCCGAATGTGCTCTCGGAACTGCTTTCCGGGACAGACACGGGAACGCTGTTTCTGGGGGAAGGCGATGGCGTCTCGGCCTGGAAACGCTGGATCGGCTACACGATGCCGCCCAAAGGTCGACTCGTGCTGGATGCGGGAGCTCGTCGAGCCGTCGAGCTCTTGGGCAAATCCCTACTGGCGATTGGCATCGCCCGCGTGGAGGGCGATTTTGAAAAGGGCGAAGTCGTGTCACTGGTCGACGCGGACGGCGAAGAATTCGCCCGCGGCCTGACGAATTACGACACCAAGGCAACACGCACAATCGCTGGCAAGCGGACGGACGACATCGCCCGCGAACTGGGATCAGTTCCGTACGATGAAGTCATTCATCGCGACAACCTGGTGGTGATCAGCCTCACCAAATAGATCCTGGCGTCTCTCTACCACCACGCGAGAGGAAACCCTTCGCCCACGTGGCTCAACGGTGATATTTCCGAGTATCAATTGCCCGAGGCGTTTCCCGATCACCGGGAAACGCCATCAAGCAACAATCGATCGCAATCGACGGGGCCGTCGAAACACTCGAGGCCAGTTGATTCACCAGCCTGTTGACGATTCCACCGTGACTGTCGGGATCTCCCCTACAGAATCTGGGCTCGCAGACGCTGCAGCAGTGCGGCAGCTGTGCCGATATCGCGGCGTTGACGCTCGCGATCGTGAGCGATCTCTCGCTCGATCGTCAGCGGACCAGTGTATCCGATCTCTTTCAGCGTCCGCAGATAGGTTTCCATACCGACGTCACCTTCGCCGAGCGCCACTTCCGAGCCCCATTCGGCACCGCGTTTCGCTTCGGCGGCCCACTTGGCATCCTTGCAATGAACGCTGCGAACCAGGTGACCAATCTTTTTCAAGGTTTCGATCGGGTTTCCCGTCCCGTACAGAATCATGTTCGCGGGATCGAAATTGATGAACAGATTCTGACGCTGAACATCATGGATGAACTCCAGTAGATGTTCAGCCGTTTCCTGACCGGTCTCGAGATGCAATCGCTGGCCGTTTTTGGCGACATGGTCGAGCAGGTCGCGTGTCACTTCGAGCAGGCCCTTGTAGCTCGCACTTTCCCGATCGCTGGGAACAAAGCCAATATGCATTCCGACGGCGTCACACCCGAGCAGCTTCGTGAAGTCGGAAATTTCCTTCATTTCCTGGGCGCGAGCGGCTCGGGTGGCTTCCGGAACCAACCCCACGGTCGCAGTGGTGGTCGGAATATCCGCGTAACTTTCGCCTTCGAACCCGCCGAATACACAGGTGATGGTGATTCCGGCCGCTTTGCACTGAGCCAGGAATTTATCGGCAACGGCTTGCGTTCGCGTTTCAGCGTGCGGCGAGTGGACTTGGACGGTAGGAATTCCAAGTTCTTTCGCCACATCCAGATGAACGCCCAGTCCCGCGTCAACCGATGCAAAAACTCCGATTTGCCATGGGGGCATGTTGTGTCACTCCAGGGTGGAAAATAAATGAGCCGTCGCCGATGATACGCAGACCGCATTTGATGAGCCAGCGAATCCGCCATTGCGAGCGTATTCACTTCGGAGCGTGCCACTTCGTAATTCGAAGTGACTCGTCCGCTTACCAAACCGCGGCGATCTCCGAACTGAACTGCCAGGAGATGGAACCCTATCGGTCGCGGCAACGTGCCTCGCCGAGAATTGTCTCCCGAATTTGAAATACCCAACCGTTATGTCTCGCTATTGGTCACTTCTGCTGGTTGCGGCCTTCGTGGGTTGTGATCAACCCGCGCCGAAGGAAATCTTCCCCGCACCTCCGAAACAAGTGTTGGTCGAGCCAGGTGAAGTCGACGCCGACGCTCCCGAAGAGTTCACCACGACAGAAAGTGGTTTGAAGTACCGCATCCGACGGAAATCCGACGGTAAGAAACCGACCGTCGAGGACACCGTGCGAGTCCACTACCGCGGCACGCTGGACGACGGCACGATTTTCGATTCCTCGTACGGAAAGTCTGGACAGGCCGCGACATTCCCTCTCAAAGGAGTCGTCGCGGGATGGACCGAAGGCCTGCAACTGATCGGCGAAGGCGGAATGATTGAACTCGAGATTCCTCCGAAGCTTGGCTACGGAGAGAAGGCGATGGGCAATTCCATTCCCGCGAACTCAACCCTGCACTTTATTGTCGAATTGTTGGAAGTGAAATAATCCCCCCTTCGTGAGTGCAGCGGACCGAGGCACAGGCGAGCTTTCGTCAGTCGACCGCGATGGCACTTCAACGTGGATTTCCTGAACCGAGAAATCGATGAAATACCGAACACTCCTGCTGGCAAGTCTGTTGAGCTTGCTTGCGATCTCACCAGAAAGCCTGCCCATGGTTCGCGCCGCGGAAGAAAATGCTAAAGAACCTGGTCCGTCGGATAAAGACGCGCCCAAGGAGTTCACTGCTACGAAGAGCGGATTGAAATTTCGCGTGCTGCGAAAGTCGTCCGACGTCAAGCCGACCGCAAAAGACACCGTCAAGGTGAACTACAAGGGCTGGCTCGACAGCGGCAAAGAGTTTGACTCGTCGTATGAACGCGGCGAATCGATCGAATTTCCGCTGAACGGCGTCATTCCTGGATGGACCGAGGGAATGCAGCTTGTCGGCAAGGGTGGAATGATCGAACTCGAGATTCCCTATGAACTGGGATATGGTCTTCGCGGATCACCACCAGACATCCCCGGAAAAGCGACGCTTCACTTCATCGTCGAGTTGCTGGAAGTGAAGTCTCCGCCATCGCCCGGCAAGTCGGACGATGACGCCCCGAAAGAGTTCACGGCCACCAAGAGCGGCCTCAAATACCGCGTCCTTCGCAAATCGAGCGACGTGAAGCCCACCGCGAAAGATACGGTCCAGGTCCACTACAAGGGCTGGCTCGACGACGGTAAAGAATTCGACTCGTCCTATGACCGCGGCGAACCCATCGAGTTTCCTCTGAACGGTGTCATCCCCGGCTGGACCGAAGGAATGCAGCTCGTCGGCAAGGGGGGAATGATCGAACTCGAAATTCCCTATGAACTCGGTTACGGAGTCAAAGGTGCACCACCTCAGATTCCCGGAAAAGCAACCCTCCACTTCATCGTCGAACTGATCGAAGTGACGCCGCCGGTCGAACCAGGTCCGGTCGATGCGGACGCTCCCGAAGAATTCACGACAACCAAGAGCGGCCTCAAGTATCGGGTACGGCGCAAATCTGACGGGACAAAGCCGTCTGCCGATGACACCGTTAAGGTTCACTACAAGGGTTGGCTGAATGGCGGAAAAGTTTTCGACAGCTCATACGACCGAGGGGCTCCCATTTCGTTCCCACTGGGCGGCGTGATTAAGGGCTGGACCGAGGGAATGCAATTGATCGGCGAAGGCGGCATGATCGAACTGGATGTTCCCTACGACCTGGCCTACGGCGAACGGGGACGGCCGCCAGTGATCCCCGCCAAGGCCCAGTTGCACTTCCTGGTGGAACTGCTCGAAGTCAAATAGTTCCACAGCCACTGTTTGAGAGGATCTCCCGCAGGCTCGTTGCCTTGCTCACAGCGGGTTGGCCGAATTGTCAATTCGGGTTTGGATCTCCAGCAGTTTCACGTTTCCGTTTTGTGTTCCATTTTGTGATAGACGAGTTTCGACGATGCAAACCATCACTCAGGTCTTTGGTAGCGGTGTTCCTCTGTTGCTGGACGATATCGATACCGATCGAATCATCCCCGCCCGATTTCTTCGCTGTGTGACGTTCGATGGACTCGGTGACCACGCGTTCGAAGACGACCGCCTGCAGGATAAGTCGCATCCTTTTGACGATGCTCGGTTCAAATCGGGATCGATTCTGGTCGCGGGTCGCAACTTCGGTTGCGGCTCGTCACGCGAACATGCTCCTCAGGCGTTGATGCGCTGGGGAATTCGGGCCATTATCGCCGAATCGTTTGCCGAGATCTTCTTCGGCAACTGCACCACCCTCGGCATCCCCTGCGTCAGTGCGTCACGTGCAGATCTCGATCGTCTGGCTGCGGCCGTGACCACGAACCCCGTGCAGCAGATCACCGTTGACCTGATCGCCAAGCAAGTCCGCTCCGGCGACATCGTGGCCAATGTCACGATCCTTGAGAGCGCTCGTCAATCACTCAGTACCGGCAACTGGGACTTTTTGGGACAGTTGCTCGAAGGATCAACGGAAGTCAAAAACACGGCGAACCACCTGCCGTATATGACCGGTTTCAAGGCCTGATTGCGAATCATTTGGCAATCGGCAATTGTTCGCTGTTGCCTGACTTCAAATAGTCTTGCAACAGCGCTGCTCAGATCCGCACACGCAGCGTCTCGAGCGACCTCGAATTTGGCGACGATCGGAGCGTCCAGTGAAGTATCGCGTCAATATCGACGAGGCAAATACAACGAAGGCGGGCTTTAGCGCGCTCCTCGACGATCGCAATCCGCGACTGCTCAATCGAGTCGGTGCGTTCTCGTCACTATTTCTGCTGGATGTGAAGCGATTCCAAGAGCCAGTCCTTGTCCTGAAAACCGAAGAACCCGGTTCGAAGCAGGTCCTGGCATTCGCGCACGATCGAATTGAATCGATCTGCTATGACATGATCAACCATTTGATCAACGACTGCATCGTGATGGGCGCGGAGCCACTCGCGGTGCAGGATCTGATTGTGTGTGGGAAGCTCGAGAAGGCGATCGCCACTCGAATCGTGGCTGGGGTCGCCGCCGCGTGTGAAGCCCAAGGGTGCGGACTGACGGGCGGCGAAACCACGGAACAGCCGGATATCGTTCCTGTGGGAACGTATATTCTTGGCTCCAGCATCGTCGGTGTTGTTGAACGCAGCCAGATCATCGACGGCTCAAAAATTGTTCCCGGCGATGTGGTTCTGGCCCTTCCGGCCTCTGGTCCGCACACCAACGGATACACGCTGATCCGCGATCTCCTGAAGCGAGATCCGTCGTTATCGCAACAACCCGTCGGCAGTTCGTCATTCCTGGATGCTGTACTCGAGCCACATCGGTGTTACTACCAATCGCTCAAAGGATTGTTTGCGGACGGAGTGATCTCGGGACTCGCCCACATCACAGGCGGCGGAATCAAAGAAAACCTCGACAGAATCCTGCCCAAAAACGTCAACGCCAGGATCGACCTTGGGTGTTACAGACCCAATCCGGTTTTCACTGTGATTCGTCAGGCGTCAAAACTGCCTGACAATGACATGCTGCGAACGTTCAATCTGGGAGTCGGCATCGCACTCGTCTGCCCTCCCGCACAGGTACGACCAATCGTCGACCATCTGAAGCAGCATGGCGAGGACGCCTACGCAATCGGCGAGATCGTTCCCGGCAACGGCGTCGTCGAGTGCCACGGAACCGTGGCTTACTAGTCGAGTTCGTCTCATGACGAGCCGCGTCTATTCGACTCATCTCGCGGACGCGGTTGAGTGTGCCCTGTCGTGTGATTTGTTACGGCATCGATCATTGGGCACCTTCGTAAGGGGTCGCCCTGACCTGGACGACGCTTCGCCGATAGCGGTCGCGCGCCTGAATTGACAATCGATCAATCGTCATTCACTCGGCTTGTGACACGTTGCGTTCGCATTCCCCTCTGATCGCGGGACTCACATTCTGCGAGAACAGGCAGTATCACGCACTTTGCATTTCAAACAAGTTCTCGGCCGCCGCGCAATGACGTCAGGATCAATCGTCGAACCGAAATTCGGCACGGTCCCTTTCGCAAACTAGAGCAATTCCGTCTAATAAAAGACGTTACACCTGAGTCGACTCGCAAATCTCAGATCGATCAGTGTTCGTATCGATCTGAGACGTTTCTTTGCCTCCTGAAATACGCAACGCATTCGTGTCGTTTTCTATGCCATTCGATTGTCGATTGTTATCGAAGCCAGTCCCACTTATTTCAGCCCGCTGTCAAAGTGAGAAGCCGAGTGACAGAAACACAATTTGTCTATCGAACCGGAATAGCGTCGAAAAACCGACTCGCCTCCGCAGCGCTCGTGTTTCAAATGCTGATCATTGGTATCACGCTGTCCCTCACCGGTCGCTTCAATGCGACGATGACAGATGATTCGCCGGGCTATCTTGAGTTTCCATTTCACTCATTTGACGCGGCCCTAAGAGACATTCGGACACCTGGCTACCCTAGCTTTCTGAGATTGGTGACACTGGCAACCGGATCCTACGAGGCCGCACCTACTGCCCAATATTTTGCATTCTGTGGCGCGATCCTGGTTTTCTATTTCGGCCTCTCTCGTAATGTCGCATCTGGGTGGAGCGCCGCCGTCATTGCGGGCTCACTCCTGACGACGAATATCCTTTGGCTCTATGTTCAGACGATTACGACGGACACGCTGGCGGCCGCAGCAGGAATCGCGGCGATGGGGTTCATTCTGCAGTCACACGGACACGAGGGTCGAACTGGCTGGGCGCTCGCAGGAGTGATCGCGTCCACGACCGCCGCCTGGCTCATCCGTCCCGCCTATCTGTTCCTTGTCCTCGTCGTGCCAATCGTTCGCACGCTGTTGCACCTTAAGCACGCGCCACGCGAAGAGTTGACGTACGGACGAATTGCACAATATGGCGTGAAATCGTTAACGCTCGCCTGCGTTCCAGTTTTTTGTTGGTGTCTCTTGCGGTTGTGTCTTGTCCAAAGCTTTGGCGTCGTTTCATTTGGTGGATACAACCTGGTGGGTATCGCAGGCCAATTCTTAGGTTCCGAACAGGTCGCACAGCTTCCTGCGGATCTTCAGCCACTCGCCCGGCTGGCCCTCAATTACCGAGATCAATTGCCCGCCAATTCCCTGCAGATGTTAGACGCTGACAAGCTGAATTACTTGCGCATCGAAAACAACTATGACGTCACGATCTGGCACGTGTTCACTCCTGCCGCGCGTGAACTCTATGGAAACGATCCAAGTGTGATGAACACGCAACTCCGAAAACTAGCGACAGCCACACTGCAGAGCGAGTCACGCAGCTATGCCGTGTGGCTCGCAAAAGCATTGCGGCAAGGGGTCTACAAGATCGTGTCTGACTTTGTGTTGAATCCCTTTGGCCTGATGGTCACGGTGATCGCGACAAGTGCGGCGATATTAAGGCTCGCGAGGACATGGCAAAGGCGCGTCGTTCACACACCAACCACGGTCGCACATGTCACCGAGATTCTCTTTGTGATGACCTTCTTTTATGCGGTCATGAACTTAGTCGAGACAATTCTCGTGTGCCCTCCTCTGGGCCGGATGACGGATGCCGCCGCCGTCATGCTAATGCCACTCGCCACGGCACTGATGCTACAGCAGTTTGTCGTGACGCAGGCGTTCGCCAGCAGGCACGATGAGAGCCTTGGGCAGACCAAATTCTGAGCGTGAATGCCGATTTGCAGACGGGGCATGCCCTTCGTTGTCTGTGGAGATGGAGGCTTCCTCGCAGAATCCGATCCATGCTTGCACGAAATGCCGGCAACGTCTGCTGGAATCGCATCGGCCAATCAGACGCCTGAAGTCGCGAACCTCATGCCCTGGATCGCTCACTACAGCGAGTTTCAAGCAAAACACCTCTCCATAATGGCTCATGGAGAGGTGCGGCACCCGGTTGAAAGGTCTCACCTTTCAGAAAATGCGAGAGGGGGGAGTCGAACCCCCACACCGATTAAGGTACAGGATCCTAAATCCAGCGCGTCTGCCAGTTTCGCCACTCTCGCGTGGACTGGTATTCTAGCAGCGGATGGTCATGATCAGCAATTGCACCGCAACGAGATTCGCCTCGTTTCGTCGACAGAACAGTCGGCCCAGCTGTTGCGACCGCCACATTCTTCCTCTGCCTTGCGTAATTTGGACTTCTTGATGACCTCCGGACAACCAAAACCACTACCGTATTTAACAGCCGATCTCCCGGGAATTGGCGGCCGGCTGAAAGATCATCCTGCCGATTTTGTCGTTGAAGAAATTCCGGCGTACGAACCATCCGGCGCCGGCGAACATCTGTACCTCTGGATCGAAAAACACGACCTGCCCCACGACGTTTTGTTACGACGGCTGTCCAAAACGTTGGAAATCTCGCCAAACGATATCGGAACCGCAGGAATCAAGGATCGCCGCGCCATCACGCGGCAATACGTTTCTGTCCCCGCACGCGCAGCGGCGCGCGTCGAATTGCTCGACTCGCCTGAACTGCGCGTGTTGCGAACAGGCCTGCACGGGAACAAATTACGCACGGGTCACCAGCGTGGGAATCGCTTCACCATCACAGTACGCGAAGTGAACGAAGATGCCGATCAGCGCGCTGTGGCGATCGCGGATGTCGTTCGCAAAATCGGGATTCCGAACTATTACGGCGAACAGCGGTTTGGGCGAGAAGGACAGACGTTATCGCTGGGCCTTGATTTGCTTGCCGGGCGCGCCACTCCCCGCGATATCCCCTTTTCGAAGCGAAAGTTCCTGCTGCGCCTGGCACTCTCTTC
This genomic interval from Schlesneria paludicola DSM 18645 contains the following:
- the truD gene encoding tRNA pseudouridine(13) synthase TruD — its product is MTSGQPKPLPYLTADLPGIGGRLKDHPADFVVEEIPAYEPSGAGEHLYLWIEKHDLPHDVLLRRLSKTLEISPNDIGTAGIKDRRAITRQYVSVPARAAARVELLDSPELRVLRTGLHGNKLRTGHQRGNRFTITVREVNEDADQRAVAIADVVRKIGIPNYYGEQRFGREGQTLSLGLDLLAGRATPRDIPFSKRKFLLRLALSSVQSDLFNQALAARLSDGLLQTVLLGDVMDVIESGGKFIVDDVAREQARLDEGLLAVTGPMFGVKMLTPNGVPAEREAMILEQSGLGSADFANYAQLMSGARRPYLIRPGDLVVTPVEQGIQFELSLPAGTYATVLLREFLKTDDAGDNPQGAGRTDESVDTPSESDA